A section of the Polyangium spumosum genome encodes:
- a CDS encoding S8 family serine peptidase, with the protein MTHTIRYSLALVFASLGLAACAVGADEGVEDVGSAPAAISAEGRYIIKFKDYSKRGQAISAASGKVARELPEQAATAVYLPDSAVQAMANNPNVEYIEVDQRRELYGQTMPYGISMVQATDPAFSNAGGSTKVCIIDSGFYAGHADLQGLSVTGESGTSWNTDSCGHGTHVAGTIAAVNNSLGVVGVAPDNVSLHIVKVFDGADCAWSYSSDLVGALNECRSAGARVVSMSLGGSFSSTTEKNAFDSANAAGVLNIAAAGNGGNNRTSYPAGYASVMSVAAVDSAKAKADFSQYNADVEIAAPGVQVLSTVPWSTPSLTVGSSAYAGSIIDGAAAKSVSGALVDGGLCDSVGSWAGKIVLCQRGVVSFADKVNNAQAGGAAGAIIYNNVSGGFAGTLNGTSAIPAIGISMEDGQVLVAGSLGTSATLNTIQTIPGTGYEAWDGTSMATPHVSAVAALIWSQKPEATNSDVRNALTSTAEDLGAAGRDVNFGYGLVRAKNSLDALLSGSSGGGGGPTCSAAGASCSDGSTCCSGVCSGKGKNKTCQ; encoded by the coding sequence ATGACGCACACGATTCGTTATTCGCTCGCGCTCGTTTTTGCTTCGCTGGGCCTCGCTGCTTGCGCCGTCGGCGCGGACGAGGGGGTGGAGGACGTGGGTTCGGCGCCGGCCGCCATCTCGGCGGAGGGCCGTTACATCATCAAGTTCAAGGACTATTCGAAGCGCGGCCAGGCCATCTCGGCGGCGAGCGGCAAGGTCGCGCGGGAGCTGCCGGAGCAGGCGGCGACGGCGGTGTATCTGCCGGACTCGGCCGTGCAGGCCATGGCGAACAATCCGAACGTCGAGTACATCGAGGTCGATCAGCGCCGCGAGCTCTACGGCCAGACGATGCCGTACGGCATTTCGATGGTGCAGGCGACCGATCCCGCCTTCTCGAACGCGGGCGGCAGCACGAAGGTCTGCATCATCGACTCGGGCTTTTATGCTGGCCACGCCGATCTCCAGGGCCTTTCGGTCACGGGCGAGAGCGGCACGTCGTGGAACACGGATAGCTGCGGCCACGGCACGCACGTCGCCGGCACGATCGCCGCCGTGAACAACTCGCTGGGCGTCGTCGGCGTCGCGCCGGACAATGTCTCTTTGCACATCGTGAAGGTCTTCGACGGCGCCGACTGCGCCTGGTCGTACTCCTCCGATCTCGTCGGGGCGCTGAACGAGTGCCGCAGCGCGGGCGCCAGGGTCGTGAGCATGAGCCTCGGCGGCAGCTTCTCCAGCACGACGGAGAAGAACGCGTTCGACAGCGCCAACGCCGCGGGCGTGCTCAACATCGCGGCCGCGGGCAACGGCGGCAACAACAGGACCTCGTATCCGGCCGGTTATGCCTCCGTCATGTCGGTGGCGGCGGTCGATTCGGCGAAGGCCAAGGCGGACTTCTCGCAATACAACGCCGACGTCGAGATCGCGGCGCCGGGCGTGCAGGTCCTCTCCACGGTGCCGTGGTCGACGCCGAGCCTCACGGTGGGCTCGAGCGCGTACGCGGGTTCGATCATCGACGGCGCGGCGGCGAAGTCCGTCTCCGGCGCGCTCGTCGACGGCGGCCTGTGCGACTCGGTCGGCTCGTGGGCGGGCAAGATCGTACTGTGCCAGCGCGGCGTGGTCAGCTTCGCCGACAAGGTCAACAACGCGCAGGCTGGCGGCGCCGCGGGCGCGATCATTTACAACAACGTCTCCGGCGGCTTCGCGGGCACGCTCAACGGCACGAGCGCGATCCCGGCCATCGGCATCAGCATGGAGGACGGCCAGGTCCTCGTCGCGGGCTCGCTCGGCACGAGCGCCACGCTGAATACGATCCAGACGATCCCGGGCACCGGCTACGAGGCTTGGGACGGCACGTCGATGGCGACGCCGCACGTCTCGGCGGTCGCGGCGCTCATCTGGAGCCAGAAGCCCGAGGCGACGAACAGCGACGTCCGGAATGCGCTCACCTCGACGGCGGAGGATCTCGGCGCGGCGGGCCGCGACGTGAACTTCGGTTATGGCCTCGTGCGCGCGAAGAACTCGCTCGACGCGCTCCTCAGCGGCAGCAGCGGCGGCGGCGGCGGGCCCACCTGCAGCGCGGCCGGTGCGAGCTGCTCGGATGGCTCGACCTGCTGCTCGGGCGTCTGCAGCGGCAAGGGCAAGAACAAGACCTGCCAGTGA
- a CDS encoding S8 family serine peptidase, whose protein sequence is MTSKLRRPLTLVFASFGLVACAIGADEHAEDVGAAPAAISEDGRYIVKFKDWSRRGQVIAGAGGKVARELPAHAASAVYLPDVAAEALSKNPHVEYVEVDPRRELQAEVTPYGIAMVQADDDAFASLVSDRIKVCIIDSGFHTGHEDLQGLPVTGEPGTSWSTDGCGHGTHVAGTIAAVNNELGVVGVAPNNVSLHIVKVFGDGCSWTYASDLVAALNECREAGARVVNMSLGGSFSSKTEQAAFDEADADGVLSVAAAGNGGNKQTSYPAGYASVMSVAAIDANKVKAAFSQSNADVEISAPGVNVLSTVPWSSSTVTVGSDTYMGTLIEGAAEASVTGALVDGGLCDSVGAWAGKLVLCQRGVISFADKVDNVTEGGGAGAVIHNNVSGGFAGTLNGTSSIPAIGISMEDGQALLPGSIGKSATLNTILAKPGSGYEAWDGTSMATPHVAAVAALLWSHDAAWTNKDIRNAITSTAEDLGAAGRDTSYGFGLVRARAALDFLLGGGPTCGAAGASCSAGSDCCSGSCGKVKGKWVCK, encoded by the coding sequence ATGACGTCAAAGCTTCGTCGTCCGCTCACGCTCGTCTTCGCTTCGTTCGGCCTCGTCGCTTGCGCCATCGGCGCGGACGAACACGCGGAGGACGTGGGCGCGGCGCCGGCGGCCATCTCCGAGGACGGCCGGTACATCGTCAAATTCAAGGATTGGTCCAGGCGTGGTCAGGTGATCGCGGGCGCAGGCGGCAAGGTCGCGCGGGAGCTGCCCGCGCATGCGGCGAGCGCCGTGTACCTCCCGGACGTGGCGGCCGAGGCCCTTTCGAAGAACCCGCACGTCGAATACGTCGAGGTCGATCCGCGCCGCGAGCTCCAGGCCGAGGTCACGCCTTATGGCATTGCCATGGTGCAGGCGGACGATGACGCCTTCGCCTCGCTCGTGTCCGATAGGATCAAGGTCTGCATCATCGACTCGGGGTTTCATACCGGCCACGAGGATCTGCAGGGCCTCCCCGTCACGGGCGAGCCGGGCACCTCGTGGAGCACGGATGGCTGCGGCCACGGCACGCACGTCGCCGGCACGATCGCCGCGGTGAACAACGAGCTGGGCGTCGTCGGCGTCGCGCCGAACAACGTCTCGTTGCACATCGTGAAGGTCTTCGGCGACGGTTGCTCCTGGACGTACGCCTCCGACCTCGTCGCCGCGCTGAACGAATGCCGGGAGGCGGGCGCTCGGGTCGTCAACATGAGCCTCGGCGGCAGCTTCTCCAGCAAGACCGAGCAGGCCGCGTTCGACGAGGCCGACGCGGACGGTGTCCTCAGCGTCGCCGCCGCGGGCAACGGCGGCAACAAGCAGACCTCGTATCCGGCCGGTTATGCCTCCGTGATGTCCGTGGCGGCCATCGACGCGAACAAGGTCAAGGCGGCATTCTCGCAATCCAATGCCGACGTCGAGATCAGCGCGCCGGGCGTGAACGTCCTCTCCACCGTGCCGTGGAGCTCGTCGACGGTCACGGTCGGATCGGATACGTACATGGGCACGCTCATCGAGGGCGCGGCGGAGGCATCGGTCACGGGCGCGCTCGTCGACGGCGGGTTGTGCGACTCGGTCGGCGCGTGGGCAGGCAAGCTCGTGCTCTGCCAGCGCGGCGTGATCAGCTTCGCCGACAAGGTCGACAACGTGACGGAAGGCGGCGGCGCGGGCGCGGTCATTCACAACAACGTCTCCGGCGGCTTCGCGGGCACGCTCAACGGCACGAGCTCGATCCCGGCCATTGGAATCAGCATGGAGGACGGCCAGGCCCTGCTCCCGGGCTCGATCGGAAAGAGCGCCACGCTGAATACCATCCTGGCGAAGCCGGGCTCGGGTTACGAGGCGTGGGATGGCACCTCGATGGCGACGCCGCACGTCGCGGCGGTCGCGGCGCTCCTCTGGAGCCATGACGCTGCGTGGACGAACAAGGACATCCGCAATGCGATCACCTCGACGGCCGAGGACCTCGGCGCGGCCGGCCGTGACACGAGCTACGGCTTCGGCCTCGTTCGAGCGAGGGCCGCGCTCGATTTCTTGCTCGGCGGCGGGCCCACCTGCGGCGCGGCCGGCGCGAGCTGCTCGGCAGGCTCGGATTGTTGCTCGGGAAGCTGCGGCAAGGTGAAGGGCAAGTGGGTTTGCAAGTGA
- a CDS encoding ATP-binding protein, protein MRIRSHLLLLAFGVILPVAGFSGYLTARLVEHEQQTFAQGSIERLRSTMSAVDAQVQGQITALHALGSLKALEEGDLEAYHEEAVRVLGSQPAWMNVVLVLPDGALVDNAVAPSALKKQRYVVDTEVATRAAGTRAPAIGSMVESPSLQKRGVYVGVPVMYGEQVRYVLLAFIKPEFFLTPIEKQRIDPGWVSGLVDSHGTFIARVPALEREKVGPAFWAAVQRAPEGWYRGPTTEGRDSYTAHITSGFTKWSIGLGIPAEEVLGDARSTGWAMGGGILGSLALAFLLALWLGRRVSRPIVALARAAPGIATGTALDPRGLERVAEVRTVALALNEAAVAVRERQALLEREKRALQEGDRAKDEFIAMMSHELRNPLAALTSASQLLDMVDPQHPASKHAREVIKRQTKHTARLVEDLLDVSRIVMGKAHLQPELMNLADAASSVVQTWRSSGRFEHHHVTLHAEPVWIRADRSRVEQILSNLLDNALKFSPKGSEVKVRVDGDDAGARLEVADQGPGLPAEMREHVFDLFVQGAQGLARKSGGMGIGLALVKKLAELQGGSVAAASPGDDRGAVFTVRFPSVPAPATAVVSTRAPKVITPRRILLIDDNDDLRRTLAASLSLQGHEVREAADGRAGLELAGGAALDVAIVDLGLPEIDGYEVARRLRAQGSTSRIGLVALTGYGQLEDKRKAIEAGFDEHLTKPVDPDALEEAIAFAASRDRAEQAPARK, encoded by the coding sequence ATGCGCATTCGCTCGCACCTGCTGCTTCTCGCGTTTGGCGTCATCTTGCCGGTCGCGGGATTCTCCGGCTACCTGACGGCGCGGCTCGTCGAGCACGAGCAACAGACGTTCGCGCAAGGATCGATCGAGCGGCTGCGCTCGACGATGAGCGCCGTCGACGCGCAGGTGCAAGGGCAGATCACGGCGCTCCACGCGCTCGGCTCCCTGAAGGCGCTGGAGGAGGGGGACCTCGAAGCGTATCACGAGGAGGCCGTCCGTGTCCTCGGGTCCCAGCCGGCCTGGATGAACGTCGTCCTCGTGCTCCCCGACGGAGCGCTGGTCGACAACGCGGTGGCTCCGTCTGCATTGAAGAAGCAGCGGTATGTCGTGGATACCGAGGTCGCGACGCGGGCGGCGGGCACACGCGCGCCTGCGATCGGCTCGATGGTCGAGAGTCCATCCCTGCAGAAGCGAGGGGTCTACGTCGGCGTGCCTGTGATGTACGGTGAGCAGGTCCGGTACGTGTTGCTCGCGTTCATCAAGCCCGAGTTTTTCCTGACGCCGATCGAAAAGCAGCGAATCGATCCGGGCTGGGTGAGCGGGCTCGTCGATTCTCACGGGACGTTCATCGCGCGTGTCCCAGCGCTCGAGAGGGAGAAGGTGGGCCCCGCGTTCTGGGCGGCGGTGCAGCGCGCGCCCGAAGGGTGGTATCGCGGCCCGACGACGGAGGGGCGCGACTCCTATACGGCGCACATCACGTCGGGCTTCACGAAATGGAGCATCGGGCTCGGCATTCCAGCCGAGGAGGTGCTGGGGGACGCGAGGAGCACGGGCTGGGCGATGGGCGGTGGCATTCTGGGGTCCCTCGCGCTCGCGTTCCTCCTCGCGTTGTGGCTCGGCCGGAGGGTCTCCCGGCCGATCGTCGCGCTCGCCAGGGCGGCGCCGGGCATCGCGACGGGCACGGCGCTCGATCCGCGGGGCCTCGAGCGCGTCGCCGAGGTGCGGACCGTCGCGCTGGCGCTGAACGAAGCGGCGGTCGCCGTGCGCGAGCGCCAGGCCTTGCTCGAGCGCGAGAAACGAGCGCTCCAGGAGGGCGACCGCGCGAAAGACGAGTTCATCGCCATGATGAGCCACGAGCTCCGGAACCCGCTCGCCGCGCTCACGTCGGCCAGCCAGCTCCTCGATATGGTGGATCCGCAGCACCCGGCGTCGAAGCACGCGCGCGAGGTGATCAAGCGCCAGACCAAACACACGGCCCGGCTCGTCGAGGATTTGCTCGACGTCAGCCGTATCGTCATGGGCAAGGCCCACCTGCAGCCGGAGCTCATGAACCTCGCCGACGCGGCGTCTTCGGTCGTGCAGACGTGGCGCTCGTCGGGGCGATTCGAGCACCACCACGTCACGCTGCACGCCGAGCCCGTGTGGATCCGCGCCGACCGATCCCGCGTCGAGCAGATCCTCTCCAATCTGCTCGACAACGCGCTCAAGTTCAGCCCGAAGGGCTCCGAAGTGAAGGTGCGGGTCGACGGCGACGATGCGGGAGCGCGGCTCGAGGTGGCGGATCAGGGGCCGGGGCTCCCGGCGGAGATGAGGGAGCACGTCTTTGATCTCTTCGTGCAAGGGGCGCAGGGGCTCGCGCGGAAATCGGGGGGCATGGGGATCGGCCTCGCATTGGTGAAGAAGCTCGCGGAGCTCCAGGGCGGCAGCGTCGCCGCCGCGAGCCCCGGAGACGATCGGGGCGCCGTGTTCACCGTGCGTTTCCCCTCCGTGCCGGCGCCCGCGACGGCGGTCGTTTCGACCCGAGCTCCCAAGGTCATCACGCCGAGGCGCATTCTGCTGATCGACGACAACGACGACCTGCGGAGGACGCTCGCCGCGTCGCTGTCGCTCCAGGGGCACGAGGTGCGCGAAGCCGCGGATGGAAGGGCCGGCCTCGAGCTCGCCGGCGGCGCGGCGCTCGACGTCGCGATCGTGGACCTGGGTTTGCCGGAGATCGACGGATACGAGGTGGCGAGGCGGCTCCGGGCGCAGGGGTCGACGTCGCGTATCGGCCTCGTGGCGCTCACCGGATATGGCCAGCTCGAGGACAAACGCAAGGCGATCGAGGCGGGGTTCGACGAGCACCTGACGAAGCCCGTCGACCCGGACGCTCTCGAAGAGGCCATTGCATTTGCAGCCTCACGCGACCGAGCGGAGCAGGCGCCCGCGCGAAAATAG
- a CDS encoding class II glutamine amidotransferase, which translates to MCRVLAYLGEPIPLEDLLYKPDVSFVNQTHQAAFYTRLNLAGSGLLAWDARSERPDVPFVYRSTQLAIYDRNLRALGAKVRATALLAHLRGVPYDTRAVIHEQNLHPFQFEGARLALAHNGQLARFDEMKFALLPKIRPELARAIHGTTDSEWFYALLLSQLPDPCADLGALDIARGVTSALRIVAGIRRELGIRTFSPMNLFLSDGNDLVAVCYSYGLGNHEGLGDDYHPPEERLLRIWYTIGKSYGHYDGEWRMLAADEDASSCIVASEPLTRDHSTWHSVPLQHLVYVKRSGDRPSVEVVPLDVE; encoded by the coding sequence ATGTGCCGCGTCCTCGCCTACCTCGGCGAGCCGATCCCGCTCGAGGATCTGCTCTACAAACCCGACGTCTCGTTCGTGAACCAGACCCACCAGGCCGCGTTCTACACGCGGCTGAACCTCGCGGGCTCCGGCCTGCTCGCGTGGGACGCTCGCTCCGAGCGCCCGGATGTGCCCTTCGTCTACCGCAGCACGCAGCTCGCCATCTACGATCGGAACCTGCGCGCGCTCGGGGCGAAGGTGCGCGCGACGGCCCTGCTCGCGCACCTGCGCGGCGTGCCTTACGACACGCGGGCCGTCATCCACGAGCAGAACCTGCACCCGTTCCAGTTCGAGGGCGCCCGGCTCGCCCTCGCCCACAATGGGCAGCTCGCGCGGTTCGACGAGATGAAGTTCGCGCTCCTGCCGAAGATCCGGCCCGAGCTCGCGCGGGCCATCCACGGCACCACCGACAGCGAGTGGTTCTACGCGCTCCTGCTCTCGCAGCTCCCCGATCCTTGCGCGGACCTCGGCGCCCTCGACATCGCCCGCGGGGTCACCTCCGCGCTGCGTATCGTCGCGGGGATCCGGCGTGAGCTCGGGATCCGCACGTTCTCCCCGATGAACCTCTTCCTCTCCGACGGCAACGACCTCGTCGCGGTCTGTTATAGCTACGGCCTCGGCAATCACGAAGGGCTCGGCGACGATTACCATCCGCCGGAGGAGCGGCTCCTCCGGATATGGTACACGATCGGAAAATCGTACGGCCATTACGACGGCGAATGGCGCATGCTCGCGGCGGACGAGGACGCGAGCTCGTGTATCGTCGCCTCCGAGCCGCTCACGCGCGACCATTCGACGTGGCACTCCGTGCCGCTCCAGCACCTCGTGTACGTGAAGCGCTCCGGCGATCGCCCCTCGGTCGAGGTCGTGCCCCTCGACGTCGAGTGA
- a CDS encoding fumarate hydratase, translated as MSDFQFQDMLPLGKDETPYRLVTKDHVSTIEAAGRTFLKVEPAGLTLLAREAMRDIAHLLRPGHLAQLARILEDPEASSNDRFVAMELLRNANIASGFVLPSCQDTGTAIVMGKKGQHVLTEGNDEAALARGIADTYRTTNLRYSQLAPLDMYREVNTKTNLPAQIELFATEGDAYKFLFMAKGGGSANKSYLYQETKALLNPDSLLAFVEQKIRALGTAACPPYHLAVVVGGTSAEQTLKVAKLASARYLDSLPTEGNELGRGFRDVGLEQQILAIAQRTGIGAQFGGKYFCHDVRVIRLPRHGASCPVGIAVSCSADRQARAMITKDGIFLEALERDPAKYLPETTDAELGGEVVRIDLNRPMSEIRAELSRYPIKTRLSLTGPMVVARDIAHAKIKERLDRGEGMPGYMKDFMVYYAGPAKTPEGYASGSFGPTTAGRMDAYVDLFQANGGSYVMLAKGNRSRAVTEACKKHGGFYLGSIGGPAARLAKDCIKKVEVLEYPELGMEAVWKIEVVDFPAFIVVDDKGSDFFADIEGPKGKRLDVTK; from the coding sequence ATGAGCGATTTCCAGTTCCAGGACATGCTCCCCCTCGGCAAGGACGAGACGCCCTACCGGCTCGTCACGAAGGACCACGTCTCCACGATCGAGGCGGCGGGAAGGACGTTCTTGAAGGTCGAGCCGGCGGGCCTCACGCTCCTCGCGCGCGAGGCCATGCGCGACATCGCGCACCTGCTCCGGCCGGGCCACCTCGCCCAGCTCGCGCGGATCCTCGAGGACCCGGAGGCCTCCTCGAACGACCGCTTCGTCGCGATGGAGCTGCTCCGGAACGCGAACATCGCCTCCGGCTTCGTCCTGCCCTCCTGCCAGGACACGGGCACGGCGATCGTGATGGGCAAGAAGGGCCAGCACGTGCTCACGGAGGGCAACGACGAGGCGGCGCTCGCGCGTGGCATCGCCGATACCTACCGCACGACGAACCTGCGTTACTCGCAGCTCGCGCCGCTCGACATGTACCGCGAGGTCAACACGAAGACGAACCTGCCGGCGCAGATCGAGCTCTTCGCGACCGAGGGCGACGCCTACAAGTTCCTGTTCATGGCCAAGGGCGGGGGCTCGGCGAACAAGAGTTACCTCTACCAGGAGACGAAGGCGCTCCTGAACCCGGACAGCCTGCTCGCGTTCGTCGAGCAGAAGATCCGCGCGCTCGGCACGGCCGCTTGCCCGCCCTACCACCTCGCCGTGGTCGTGGGCGGCACCTCGGCCGAGCAGACGCTCAAGGTCGCGAAGCTCGCGTCCGCGCGTTACCTCGACAGCCTGCCCACGGAGGGCAACGAGCTCGGCCGTGGCTTCCGCGACGTGGGCCTCGAGCAGCAGATCCTCGCGATCGCCCAGCGGACGGGCATCGGCGCGCAGTTCGGCGGCAAATACTTCTGCCACGACGTCCGCGTGATTCGCCTGCCGCGCCACGGCGCCTCGTGCCCCGTGGGCATCGCGGTCTCGTGCTCGGCCGACCGGCAGGCGCGGGCGATGATCACGAAGGACGGCATCTTCCTCGAGGCGCTCGAGCGCGACCCGGCGAAGTACCTGCCCGAGACGACGGACGCCGAGCTCGGCGGCGAGGTCGTGCGGATCGACCTGAACCGCCCGATGAGCGAGATCCGGGCCGAGCTCTCGCGGTATCCCATCAAGACGCGCCTCTCGCTCACGGGCCCGATGGTCGTGGCGCGGGACATCGCGCACGCGAAGATCAAGGAGCGGCTCGATCGGGGCGAGGGCATGCCCGGGTACATGAAGGATTTCATGGTGTATTACGCGGGCCCCGCGAAGACGCCGGAGGGGTATGCCTCGGGCTCGTTCGGGCCGACGACCGCGGGCCGCATGGACGCGTACGTCGACCTCTTCCAGGCGAATGGCGGCTCGTACGTGATGCTGGCCAAGGGCAACCGCTCGCGGGCGGTGACGGAGGCCTGCAAGAAACACGGGGGCTTCTATCTCGGCTCGATCGGCGGCCCGGCCGCGCGCCTCGCGAAGGATTGTATCAAGAAGGTCGAGGTGCTCGAATACCCCGAGCTCGGGATGGAGGCCGTCTGGAAGATCGAGGTCGTCGATTTCCCGGCGTTCATCGTGGTCGACGACAAGGGCAGCGATTTCTTCGCGGACATCGAGGGCCCGAAGGGCAAGCGCCTCGACGTCACGAAATAG